Proteins from a single region of Streptomyces sp. HUAS 15-9:
- a CDS encoding glycoside hydrolase family 18 protein has protein sequence MHPPRTRFRALVSAACCAVLGAGLLAGAGTATATAAAPAAPKAAGSKVVGYFTEWGTYDRKYYVKNIQTSGSATRLTHINYAFGNVTGGKCAMGDSYAATDRAYTAAESVDGVADTWDQPLRGNFNQLLKLKKKHPGLKILWSFGGWTWSSGFGEAARNPAAFAQSCYDLVKNSKWAGVFDGIDIDWEYPNACGSTCDTSGRAAFRNVMAALRSKFGGSALVTAAITADATGGGKIDAADYAGAAQYVNWYNPMTYDYFGAWDPTGPTAPHSPLNSYSGIPKANYYTSATIAKLKGLGIPASKLLLGIGFYGRGWTGVSQAAPGGSATGPATGTYEQGIDDYKVLRSKCPATGTVGGTAYAKCGSSWWSYDTPSTIGTKMSYKNQQGLGGTFFWELSGDTANGELIKAIN, from the coding sequence ATGCACCCTCCCCGCACCCGCTTCCGGGCGCTCGTGTCCGCCGCGTGCTGCGCCGTCCTCGGCGCCGGACTGCTGGCCGGCGCGGGCACCGCCACCGCCACCGCCGCGGCCCCCGCCGCCCCGAAGGCCGCAGGCTCGAAAGTCGTCGGCTACTTCACCGAATGGGGTACCTACGACCGCAAGTACTACGTCAAGAACATCCAGACGTCCGGTTCGGCCACCCGGCTGACCCACATCAACTACGCGTTCGGCAATGTCACCGGCGGCAAGTGCGCGATGGGCGACTCCTACGCGGCGACCGACCGCGCCTACACCGCGGCCGAGTCGGTGGACGGTGTCGCCGACACCTGGGACCAGCCGCTGCGCGGCAACTTCAACCAGCTCCTCAAGCTGAAGAAGAAGCACCCCGGACTCAAGATCCTCTGGTCCTTCGGCGGCTGGACCTGGTCCAGCGGCTTCGGCGAGGCCGCGCGCAACCCCGCCGCGTTCGCCCAGTCCTGCTACGACCTGGTGAAGAACTCCAAGTGGGCGGGTGTCTTCGACGGCATCGACATCGACTGGGAGTACCCGAACGCCTGCGGCAGCACCTGTGACACCAGCGGCCGGGCCGCCTTCCGGAACGTGATGGCGGCGCTGCGCTCCAAGTTCGGCGGCAGCGCGCTGGTCACCGCCGCGATCACCGCCGACGCCACCGGCGGGGGCAAGATCGACGCGGCGGACTACGCGGGGGCGGCGCAGTACGTCAACTGGTACAATCCGATGACGTACGACTACTTCGGCGCCTGGGACCCGACGGGCCCGACGGCCCCGCACTCACCGCTGAACTCCTACTCCGGCATTCCGAAGGCGAACTACTACACCTCGGCGACCATCGCGAAGCTGAAGGGCCTGGGCATCCCGGCCTCGAAGCTGCTGCTCGGCATCGGCTTCTACGGGCGCGGCTGGACCGGCGTCTCCCAGGCGGCACCGGGCGGCTCCGCGACCGGGCCGGCGACCGGGACGTACGAGCAGGGCATCGACGACTACAAGGTGCTCAGGAGCAAGTGCCCGGCGACCGGCACCGTGGGCGGTACCGCATACGCGAAGTGCGGCAGCAGCTGGTGGAGTTACGACACCCCGTCGACCATCGGCACGAAGATGTCGTACAAGAACCAGCAGGGCCTGGGCGGCACCTTCTTCTGGGAGCTGAGCGGGGACACCGCGAACGGTGAGCTGATCAAGGCGATCAACTAG
- a CDS encoding acyl-CoA dehydrogenase family protein — protein sequence MSDRAPQPVERQLPTDEARDLISLVRDIAQREIAPRAAEEEDAGHFPREVFNLLSDSGLLGLPYDSEYGGGDQPYEVYLQVLEELAAARLTVGLGVSVHTLSCYALAAYGTKQQQVEHLPAMLGGGLLGAYCLSEPASGSDAASLRTKAVREGDHWMISGTKAWITHGGIADFYTVMARTGEDGSRGISAFLVPGDAEGLSGAMPEKKMGMKGSPTAQVHFDGVHVSDDRRIGEEGQGFAIALSALDSGRLGIAACAIGLAQSALDEAIAYATERRQFGHPISDFQGLRFMLADMATQIEAGRALYLAAARLRDAGRPFARQAAMAKLHCTDTAMKVTTDAVQILGGYGYTADFPVERYMREAKVLQIVEGTNQIQRMVIARHLAGPESR from the coding sequence ATGTCCGACCGCGCCCCGCAGCCGGTGGAGCGTCAGCTGCCCACCGACGAGGCCAGGGACCTGATCTCACTCGTCCGCGACATCGCGCAGCGTGAGATCGCCCCGAGGGCGGCAGAGGAGGAGGACGCCGGACACTTCCCGCGTGAGGTCTTCAACCTCCTTTCGGACTCCGGCCTGCTCGGCCTGCCGTACGACTCCGAGTACGGCGGCGGCGACCAGCCGTACGAGGTCTACCTCCAGGTCCTCGAGGAGCTCGCCGCGGCCCGGCTCACCGTCGGCCTCGGCGTCAGCGTGCACACCCTGTCCTGCTACGCGCTCGCCGCCTACGGAACCAAGCAGCAGCAGGTCGAGCACCTGCCCGCGATGCTCGGCGGCGGACTGCTCGGCGCGTACTGCCTCTCCGAACCGGCCTCCGGCTCCGACGCCGCGTCCCTGCGGACCAAGGCGGTCCGGGAAGGCGACCACTGGATGATCAGCGGTACCAAGGCATGGATCACCCACGGCGGGATCGCCGACTTCTACACCGTGATGGCTCGCACCGGCGAGGACGGCTCCCGCGGCATCTCCGCGTTCCTGGTGCCAGGGGACGCCGAGGGGCTGAGCGGCGCGATGCCCGAGAAGAAGATGGGCATGAAGGGCTCGCCCACCGCCCAGGTCCACTTCGACGGCGTACACGTCAGCGACGACCGGCGCATCGGCGAGGAGGGCCAGGGCTTCGCCATCGCCCTGTCCGCGCTCGACTCCGGCCGGCTCGGCATCGCGGCCTGCGCCATCGGCCTGGCCCAGTCGGCGCTGGACGAGGCGATCGCCTACGCCACCGAGCGGCGCCAGTTCGGACACCCGATCTCCGACTTCCAGGGCCTGCGCTTCATGCTCGCCGACATGGCCACCCAGATCGAGGCGGGCCGGGCGCTGTACCTCGCGGCGGCGCGGCTGCGCGACGCCGGCCGGCCGTTCGCCAGGCAGGCGGCGATGGCCAAGCTGCACTGCACGGACACGGCGATGAAGGTGACGACGGACGCCGTGCAGATACTCGGCGGGTACGGCTACACCGCCGACTTCCCCGTCGAGCGCTATATGCGCGAGGCCAAGGTCCTGCAGATCGTCGAGGGCACGAACCAGATCCAGCGGATGGTCATCGCCCGCCATCTGGCAGGCCCCGAGAGCCGCTGA
- a CDS encoding glycerophosphodiester phosphodiesterase, which translates to MTTLIRHPYLDHPGPIPFAHRGGAADGLENTVAQFRRAVELGYRYIETDVHATADGKLVAFHDDSLDRVTDGAGRIGDLPWEDIRQARVAGREPVPLFEELLETFPDVRWNVDAKAEPALRPLLQLIERTDAWHRVCVGSFSEARVLRAQRLAGPRLATSFGVRGVLSLRLRSWGLPAAVRRSAVAAQVPESQSGVPVVDHRFMRAAHALGLQVHVWTINEPERMHRLLDLGVDGIMTDHIDTLRKVMEDRGVWV; encoded by the coding sequence GTGACCACGCTCATACGCCACCCGTACCTCGACCATCCCGGCCCCATTCCCTTCGCCCACCGGGGCGGGGCCGCCGACGGCCTGGAGAACACCGTGGCGCAGTTCCGGCGCGCGGTCGAACTCGGCTACCGGTACATCGAGACCGATGTGCACGCCACCGCCGACGGCAAACTGGTCGCCTTCCACGACGACAGCCTGGACCGGGTCACCGACGGGGCGGGCCGGATCGGCGACCTCCCCTGGGAGGACATACGGCAAGCGCGCGTGGCGGGGCGCGAGCCGGTGCCCCTCTTCGAGGAGCTGCTGGAGACCTTCCCGGACGTGCGCTGGAACGTGGACGCCAAGGCGGAGCCGGCCCTGCGGCCCCTGCTCCAGCTGATCGAGCGCACCGACGCATGGCACCGGGTGTGCGTGGGCTCCTTCTCCGAGGCACGCGTGCTGCGCGCCCAGCGGCTGGCCGGGCCGCGCCTCGCCACGTCGTTCGGTGTCCGCGGGGTGCTCAGCCTGCGGCTGCGCTCCTGGGGGCTGCCCGCCGCGGTGCGCCGGTCGGCGGTCGCCGCGCAGGTGCCCGAGTCTCAGTCGGGCGTCCCGGTGGTCGACCACCGCTTCATGCGCGCGGCCCATGCGCTCGGGCTGCAGGTCCATGTGTGGACGATCAACGAACCCGAGCGGATGCACCGGCTGCTCGACCTGGGAGTCGATGGCATCATGACCGATCACATCGACACGTTGCGCAAGGTCATGGAGGACCGGGGCGTCTGGGTCTGA
- a CDS encoding polyprenol monophosphomannose synthase: MNDGDGTLAAQAQGRQFGPLGTALVIIPTYNEAENIKSIVGRVRKAVPEAHVLVADDNSPDGTGKLADELAAEDDHVQVLHRKGKEGLGAAYLAGFRWGLDNGYGVLVEMDADGSHQPEELPRLLTALKGADLVLGSRWVPGGRVVNWPRSREFLSRGGSTYSRIMLDVPIRDVTGGYRAFRRETLQGLGLDKVASQGYCFQVDLARRAVRAGYHVVEVPITFVERELGDSKMSRDIVVEALWRVTAWGLGERVGRITGKGKQA, encoded by the coding sequence GTGAACGACGGCGACGGGACCCTCGCGGCACAGGCCCAGGGGAGGCAGTTCGGCCCGCTCGGCACGGCCTTGGTGATCATTCCGACCTACAACGAGGCGGAGAACATCAAGTCCATCGTCGGCCGGGTCCGCAAGGCCGTCCCCGAGGCGCACGTTCTCGTGGCGGACGACAACAGCCCCGACGGCACCGGCAAGCTCGCCGACGAGCTGGCCGCAGAGGACGACCACGTCCAGGTGCTGCACCGCAAGGGCAAGGAGGGGCTCGGCGCCGCCTACCTCGCGGGCTTCCGCTGGGGCCTCGACAACGGCTACGGCGTGCTCGTCGAGATGGACGCCGACGGCTCCCACCAGCCCGAGGAACTGCCGCGCCTGCTCACCGCCCTCAAGGGCGCCGACCTCGTGCTCGGCTCGCGCTGGGTGCCCGGCGGCCGGGTCGTGAACTGGCCCAGGTCCCGCGAGTTCCTCTCGCGTGGCGGCAGCACCTACTCGCGCATCATGCTCGACGTGCCGATCCGGGACGTGACCGGCGGCTACCGCGCCTTCCGCCGCGAGACCCTGCAGGGACTCGGGCTCGACAAGGTGGCCTCACAGGGGTACTGCTTCCAGGTCGACCTGGCCCGGCGCGCGGTCAGGGCCGGCTATCACGTCGTCGAGGTGCCGATCACGTTCGTGGAGCGGGAACTCGGCGACTCCAAGATGAGCCGCGACATCGTCGTCGAGGCCCTGTGGCGGGTCACGGCATGGGGCCTGGGCGAGCGGGTCGGCAGGATCACGGGCAAGGGCAAGCAGGCCTAG
- a CDS encoding amidohydrolase → MSERPADPKTVLLRRGKVHSPADPFATAMVVEHGEVAWVGSEGAADAFTDGVDEVVDLDGALVTPAFSDAHVHTTSTGLALTGLDLSGAPSLEAALALVRDFAAARQGDRVLLGHGWDAARWPGGRPPTRAELDEATGGRPLYLSRIDVHSAVVTTALLDLVPGTVARDDAPLTSDDHHAVRAAALGAVAPAQRAEAQRAALAQAASLGIGSVHECGGPRISSEDDFTSLLRLAAEAPGPRVVGYWAEQGDEGVARARELGALGAAGDLFVDGALGSHTACLHQPYADAGHTGTAYLDADAVAAHVVACTEAGLQAGFHAIGDAAVTAVVEGVRTAAEKLGLARVRAARHRVEHAEMLTPETIAAFAELGLTASVQPAFDALWGGEDGMYAERLGAERARLMNPFAALLRAGVPLAFGSDSPVTPLDPWGTLRAAAFHRTPEHRVSVRAAFTAHTRGGWRAIGRDDAGVLVPGAPADYAVWRTDELVVQAPDDRVARWSTDPRSGTPGLPDLTPGHDLPVCLRTVVGGRTVFVRPGE, encoded by the coding sequence ATGAGTGAGCGCCCCGCCGACCCGAAGACCGTTCTGCTGCGCCGCGGGAAGGTCCACAGTCCCGCCGACCCCTTCGCGACCGCGATGGTCGTGGAGCACGGCGAGGTGGCGTGGGTCGGTTCCGAGGGGGCCGCCGACGCCTTCACGGACGGTGTCGACGAGGTCGTCGACCTGGACGGCGCCCTCGTCACCCCGGCCTTCAGCGACGCCCACGTCCACACCACGTCCACCGGCCTGGCCCTGACCGGTCTCGACCTCTCCGGCGCGCCGTCCCTCGAGGCGGCCCTGGCCCTCGTACGGGACTTCGCCGCCGCCCGCCAGGGCGACCGTGTCCTGCTCGGTCACGGCTGGGACGCCGCCCGCTGGCCCGGCGGCCGGCCACCGACGCGCGCCGAGCTCGACGAGGCCACCGGCGGACGCCCGCTCTACCTCTCCCGTATCGACGTCCACTCGGCGGTCGTCACGACGGCCCTGCTGGACCTTGTCCCCGGCACCGTCGCCCGCGACGACGCCCCGCTCACCAGCGACGACCACCACGCCGTACGCGCCGCCGCGCTCGGCGCCGTCGCACCGGCCCAGCGCGCCGAGGCCCAGCGGGCCGCCCTCGCCCAGGCCGCCTCGCTGGGCATCGGGTCCGTCCACGAGTGCGGCGGCCCCCGGATCTCGTCCGAGGACGACTTCACGAGCCTGCTGCGGCTCGCCGCCGAGGCACCAGGGCCCAGGGTCGTCGGCTACTGGGCCGAGCAGGGCGACGAGGGCGTCGCCAGGGCACGGGAACTGGGCGCGCTCGGTGCCGCGGGAGACCTGTTCGTCGACGGCGCCCTCGGCTCGCACACCGCCTGTCTGCACCAGCCGTACGCCGACGCCGGCCACACCGGCACCGCCTACCTCGACGCGGACGCCGTCGCCGCGCACGTCGTGGCCTGCACCGAGGCGGGCCTCCAGGCGGGCTTCCACGCGATCGGCGACGCCGCCGTGACCGCCGTGGTCGAGGGCGTGCGCACGGCCGCCGAGAAGCTCGGCCTGGCCCGCGTCCGCGCCGCCCGGCACCGTGTCGAGCACGCGGAGATGCTCACCCCCGAGACCATCGCGGCCTTCGCCGAGCTCGGTCTGACGGCTTCCGTGCAGCCCGCCTTCGACGCGCTGTGGGGCGGCGAGGACGGCATGTACGCCGAGCGCCTGGGCGCGGAGCGGGCCCGGCTGATGAACCCCTTCGCGGCCCTGCTGCGGGCCGGCGTCCCGCTCGCCTTCGGCTCCGACAGCCCGGTCACGCCCCTCGACCCGTGGGGCACGCTCCGCGCGGCCGCCTTCCACCGGACACCCGAGCACCGCGTCTCCGTGCGCGCCGCCTTCACCGCGCACACGCGGGGCGGCTGGCGGGCCATCGGCCGCGACGACGCGGGCGTCCTGGTGCCCGGAGCACCCGCCGACTATGCCGTGTGGCGCACCGACGAACTGGTCGTCCAGGCCCCCGACGACCGCGTCGCCCGCTGGTCGACCGACCCCCGTTCGGGTACACCTGGCTTGCCCGATCTGACGCCGGGCCACGACCTCCCGGTCTGCCTGCGCACCGTGGTGGGCGGACGGACCGTGTTTGTACGGCCGGGCGAGTGA
- the fxsA gene encoding FxsA family membrane protein — protein MTTGAPTSSPSTRPRRSRLRRFLPLGVAAWLVLEVWLLTLVADAAGGLTVFLLLLAGVVVGSVVIKRAGRRAFQSLNEALQRGGSPERGGGNGFMMLGGLLLTIPGLLSDAAGLLLLIPPVQKAVSRYAERTFDRRLRRAAPGSLGDAFQQARIHRPDGKIVQGEVIRTDGDEPGDTAWEQRPPLTS, from the coding sequence ATGACGACTGGTGCTCCGACCTCTTCGCCCTCCACCCGGCCCCGGCGCTCGCGGCTGCGCAGGTTCCTGCCGCTGGGCGTTGCCGCGTGGCTGGTGCTGGAGGTCTGGCTGCTGACCCTGGTCGCGGACGCGGCGGGCGGCCTGACGGTGTTCCTGCTCCTGCTCGCGGGCGTCGTCGTCGGCTCCGTGGTCATCAAGCGGGCCGGCCGACGCGCCTTCCAGAGCCTCAATGAGGCGCTGCAGCGCGGCGGCTCCCCGGAGCGCGGCGGCGGCAACGGCTTCATGATGCTCGGCGGCCTGCTGCTGACGATCCCGGGTCTGCTTTCGGACGCGGCCGGGCTGCTGCTTCTGATCCCCCCGGTGCAGAAGGCGGTCAGCCGCTACGCGGAGCGCACCTTCGACCGCAGACTCCGCCGGGCCGCCCCCGGCTCGCTGGGCGACGCCTTCCAGCAGGCCCGCATTCACCGCCCCGACGGCAAGATCGTCCAGGGCGAGGTCATCAGGACCGACGGGGACGAGCCGGGCGACACGGCATGGGAGCAGCGCCCGCCGCTGACGAGCTGA
- a CDS encoding YczE/YyaS/YitT family protein, which yields MSTQGRLGRRLIQLYVGLALYGVSSALLVEAGLGLEPWNVLHQGLAELTGLTIGVVSIVVGAAVLFLWIPLRQRPGIGTVSNVFVVGIAMDGALTLLPEAHSLAVRIPLLLAGVVLNGAATGLYISAGLGPGPRDGLMTGLHRRTGRSVRLMRTGIEVAVVVTGFALGGDVNVGTLLYALSIGPLAQLFLRVFVVPSASQGSAVVASGTPERVILRP from the coding sequence TTGTCCACGCAGGGCCGTCTCGGGCGACGGCTGATCCAGTTGTACGTGGGGCTCGCGCTGTACGGCGTGAGTTCCGCCCTTCTCGTCGAGGCGGGCCTGGGCCTGGAGCCCTGGAACGTGCTGCACCAGGGGCTCGCCGAGCTCACGGGGCTGACCATCGGCGTCGTGTCGATCGTCGTGGGCGCGGCGGTGCTGTTCCTGTGGATCCCGCTGCGCCAGCGCCCGGGGATCGGCACCGTGTCCAACGTCTTCGTCGTCGGCATCGCCATGGACGGCGCGCTCACCCTGCTCCCCGAGGCGCACTCCCTGGCGGTGCGGATCCCCCTGCTGCTCGCCGGAGTCGTGCTCAACGGCGCGGCGACCGGCCTCTACATCTCGGCCGGCCTCGGCCCGGGTCCGCGCGACGGTCTGATGACGGGGCTGCACCGCCGTACGGGCCGTTCCGTCCGCCTGATGCGGACCGGGATCGAGGTGGCGGTCGTGGTCACCGGCTTCGCGCTCGGCGGGGACGTCAACGTCGGCACACTGCTGTACGCGCTGTCCATCGGCCCGCTGGCCCAGCTGTTCCTGCGGGTCTTCGTGGTCCCGTCGGCATCGCAAGGCAGCGCGGTCGTTGCCAGCGGTACACCCGAAAGGGTGATACTGCGTCCGTGA
- a CDS encoding Lrp/AsnC family transcriptional regulator: protein MEELDRQIVQLLVKDGRMSYTDLGKATGLSTSAVHQRVRRLEQRGVIRGYAAVVDPEAVGLPMTAFISVKPFDPSAPDDIADRLADVPEIEACHSVAGDENYILKVRVATPHELEELLARLRSLAGVSTRTTVVLSTPYEARPPMI, encoded by the coding sequence ATGGAGGAGCTGGACCGTCAGATCGTGCAGCTGCTCGTCAAGGACGGGCGGATGAGCTACACAGACCTGGGCAAGGCCACGGGGCTGTCCACGTCGGCCGTGCACCAGCGGGTGCGCCGGCTGGAACAGCGTGGCGTCATCCGCGGCTACGCCGCGGTCGTCGACCCGGAGGCGGTCGGGCTGCCTATGACCGCGTTCATCTCGGTGAAACCCTTCGACCCCAGCGCCCCCGACGACATCGCGGACCGTCTCGCCGACGTCCCCGAGATCGAGGCCTGCCACAGCGTCGCGGGCGACGAGAACTACATCCTCAAGGTCCGCGTGGCCACCCCGCACGAACTCGAGGAACTGCTCGCCCGGCTGCGATCGCTGGCGGGTGTGTCGACACGTACGACGGTGGTGCTCTCCACGCCGTACGAGGCACGGCCGCCGATGATCTGA
- a CDS encoding RNA polymerase-binding protein RbpA: MSERALRGTRLVVTSYETDRGIDLAPRQAVEYACEKGHRFEMPFSVEAEIPPEWECKVCGAQALLVDGDGPEEKKAKPARTHWDMLMERRTREELEEVLEERLAVLRSGAMNIAVHPRDSRKSA; the protein is encoded by the coding sequence ATGAGTGAGCGAGCTCTTCGCGGTACGCGCCTCGTGGTGACCAGCTACGAGACGGACCGCGGCATCGACCTGGCCCCGCGCCAGGCCGTGGAGTACGCATGCGAGAAGGGGCACCGCTTCGAGATGCCCTTCTCGGTCGAGGCGGAGATCCCGCCGGAGTGGGAGTGCAAGGTCTGCGGTGCCCAGGCACTCCTCGTGGACGGCGACGGCCCTGAGGAGAAGAAGGCCAAGCCCGCGCGTACGCATTGGGACATGCTGATGGAGCGGCGGACCCGCGAGGAACTCGAAGAGGTCCTCGAGGAGCGCCTTGCCGTGCTCCGCTCCGGGGCGATGAACATCGCGGTTCACCCTCGGGACAGCCGCAAGTCCGCGTAG
- a CDS encoding MFS transporter, producing MSTETVRVGAADEAVERRREQRGWYFYDWACSVYSTSVLTVFLGPYLTSVAESAADADGFVHPLGIPVRAGSFFAYAVSLSVIVAVVVMPLVGSAADRSGRKKPLLAAAAYTGAAATTGMFFLDGDRYLLGGLLLIVANAAQSVAMMLYNAYLPQIAPPEERDAVSSRGWAFGYAAGSLVLVANLVLYSAHDRFGVSETTAVRICLAAAGLWWGAFTLVPLRRLRDRRSASARTAAGPEAGATSAGLRQLVATVRDMRRHPLTLAFLLAYLIYNDGIQTVISQASVYGSEELGLGQSTLIAAVLLVQVLAVAGALTMGRLARTYGAKRTILGSLVAWTVTLGAGYFLPAGAPVWFFVLASGIGLVLGGSQALSRSLFSHLVPPGKEAEYFSAYEMSDRGMSWLGPLLFGVTYQLTGSYRSAIISLVAFFVIGFALLARVPVRRAIEGAGNPVPERI from the coding sequence GTGAGCACCGAGACCGTGCGGGTGGGGGCGGCCGACGAGGCCGTCGAACGGCGGCGCGAACAGCGCGGCTGGTATTTCTACGACTGGGCGTGCTCCGTCTATTCGACGAGCGTGCTGACCGTGTTCCTCGGCCCCTACCTCACCTCGGTGGCCGAGTCGGCGGCGGACGCGGACGGCTTCGTGCATCCGCTGGGCATCCCGGTCCGGGCGGGTTCCTTCTTCGCCTACGCGGTGTCCCTGTCGGTGATCGTGGCGGTCGTGGTGATGCCCCTGGTGGGCAGCGCGGCCGACCGCAGCGGCCGTAAGAAGCCACTGCTCGCGGCGGCCGCGTACACCGGCGCCGCGGCGACGACCGGCATGTTCTTCCTGGACGGCGACCGGTATCTGCTGGGCGGGCTGCTGCTGATCGTCGCGAACGCGGCGCAGTCCGTGGCGATGATGCTCTACAACGCCTACCTGCCGCAGATCGCCCCGCCCGAGGAGCGCGACGCGGTCTCCTCGCGGGGCTGGGCCTTCGGCTACGCGGCGGGCTCACTGGTCCTGGTCGCCAACCTCGTCCTGTACTCGGCGCACGACCGCTTCGGCGTCTCCGAGACGACGGCGGTCCGCATCTGTCTGGCCGCGGCCGGCCTGTGGTGGGGCGCCTTCACGCTCGTACCGCTGCGACGGCTGCGCGACCGCCGGTCGGCATCGGCGAGGACGGCGGCGGGACCGGAGGCGGGGGCCACTTCCGCCGGGCTGCGGCAGCTCGTCGCGACCGTCCGCGACATGCGCCGGCATCCACTGACGCTCGCCTTCCTGCTGGCGTACCTCATCTACAACGACGGCATCCAGACGGTGATCTCCCAGGCGTCGGTCTACGGCTCCGAGGAGCTGGGGCTCGGACAGTCGACGCTCATCGCGGCCGTGCTCCTGGTGCAGGTGCTCGCGGTGGCGGGCGCGCTGACGATGGGGCGGCTGGCCCGGACCTACGGCGCGAAGCGCACGATCCTCGGCTCGCTGGTCGCCTGGACGGTCACGCTGGGGGCCGGATACTTCCTGCCCGCCGGGGCCCCGGTCTGGTTCTTCGTGCTGGCCTCCGGGATCGGGCTGGTGCTCGGCGGCAGCCAGGCGCTGTCCCGGTCGCTCTTCTCCCATCTGGTCCCGCCCGGCAAGGAAGCCGAGTACTTCTCCGCTTACGAGATGAGCGATCGGGGCATGAGCTGGCTGGGCCCGCTTCTGTTCGGGGTCACGTACCAGCTGACCGGCAGCTATCGCTCCGCGATCATCTCGCTGGTGGCCTTCTTCGTCATCGGGTTCGCGCTGCTCGCGCGGGTTCCGGTACGGCGGGCGATCGAGGGCGCGGGCAACCCGGTGCCGGAAAGGATCTAG
- a CDS encoding PLP-dependent aminotransferase family protein: MAQWTSAVGAAQLARLLNSQQERPAGPGTRRPPAYRALADGIRLLVLEGRVPVAARLPAERELAIALSVSRTTVAAAYEALRTEGFLESRRGAGSWTAVPAGNPLPARGLEPLPPEALGSVIDLGCAALPAPEPWLTRAVQGALEELPPYAHTHGDYPAGLPALRAMIAERYTARGISTMPEQIMVTTGAMGAIDAICHLFAGRGERIAVESPSYANILQLMREAGARLVPVAMADGLSGWDLDRWRQVLREAAPRIAYVVADFHNPTGALADEDQRRRLVDAARSAGTVLVADETMSELWLDEEFASGPMPRPVCGFDPAGSTVITVGSASKAFWAGMRIGWVRAAPDVIRSLVAARAYADLGTPVLEQLAVNWLFSTGGWEQAVDLRRGQARENRDALVAAVRRELPGWEFEVPKGGLTLWVRAGGLSGSRLAEAGERVGVRVPSGPRFGVDGAFEGYVRLPFTVGGAVAEEAAARLAAAARLVEAGATGGAEAPRTFVA; this comes from the coding sequence ATGGCGCAGTGGACCTCGGCGGTGGGTGCCGCGCAGCTCGCTCGATTGCTCAACTCCCAGCAGGAGCGCCCGGCCGGCCCGGGAACCCGCCGCCCGCCCGCCTACCGCGCGCTCGCCGACGGCATTCGGCTCCTCGTGCTGGAGGGCCGGGTGCCGGTGGCCGCCCGGCTGCCCGCCGAACGGGAACTGGCGATCGCCCTCTCCGTGAGCCGCACCACGGTCGCGGCCGCCTACGAGGCGCTGCGCACCGAGGGCTTCCTGGAGTCACGGCGTGGCGCCGGCAGCTGGACGGCCGTACCCGCCGGGAACCCGCTGCCCGCCCGGGGCCTCGAGCCGCTGCCGCCCGAGGCGCTCGGCTCCGTCATCGACCTCGGCTGCGCCGCGCTGCCCGCCCCCGAACCCTGGCTCACCCGGGCCGTGCAGGGCGCGCTGGAGGAGCTGCCGCCGTACGCCCACACCCATGGCGACTACCCGGCCGGACTGCCCGCGCTGCGCGCGATGATCGCCGAGCGCTACACCGCGCGCGGGATCTCCACCATGCCCGAGCAGATCATGGTGACGACCGGAGCGATGGGTGCCATCGACGCGATCTGCCATCTCTTCGCGGGCCGCGGCGAGCGCATCGCCGTCGAATCCCCTTCCTACGCCAACATCCTCCAGCTGATGAGGGAGGCGGGGGCCCGTCTTGTGCCGGTCGCGATGGCCGACGGGCTGTCCGGCTGGGACCTGGACCGCTGGCGGCAGGTGCTGCGGGAGGCCGCGCCCCGGATCGCCTATGTCGTGGCCGACTTCCACAACCCCACCGGGGCGCTGGCGGACGAGGACCAGCGGCGTCGGCTGGTGGACGCGGCCCGCTCGGCGGGCACGGTGCTCGTGGCCGACGAGACGATGAGCGAGCTGTGGCTGGACGAGGAGTTCGCGAGCGGACCGATGCCGCGTCCGGTGTGCGGCTTCGACCCGGCGGGCTCCACGGTGATCACGGTCGGCTCGGCGAGCAAGGCCTTCTGGGCGGGCATGCGCATCGGCTGGGTGCGTGCGGCACCGGATGTGATCCGCAGCCTGGTCGCCGCGCGCGCCTACGCCGACCTGGGCACCCCCGTACTGGAGCAGCTGGCCGTGAACTGGCTGTTCAGCACGGGCGGTTGGGAGCAGGCCGTCGACCTGCGGCGCGGTCAGGCCCGTGAGAACCGGGACGCGCTGGTGGCGGCGGTGCGGCGGGAGCTGCCCGGCTGGGAGTTCGAGGTGCCCAAGGGCGGCCTGACGCTGTGGGTGCGCGCGGGCGGCCTGTCGGGCTCGCGGCTCGCGGAGGCCGGGGAACGGGTCGGGGTCCGTGTCCCGTCCGGCCCCCGCTTCGGGGTCGACGGCGCGTTCGAGGGGTATGTGCGACTCCCGTTCACCGTCGGGGGTGCGGTGGCCGAGGAGGCGGCGGCGCGCCTGGCCGCGGCGGCCCGGCTGGTCGAGGCCGGGGCGACCGGCGGGGCCGAGGCGCCGCGGACGTTCGTCGCGTAG